The Alnus glutinosa chromosome 7, dhAlnGlut1.1, whole genome shotgun sequence genome includes a region encoding these proteins:
- the LOC133873835 gene encoding proteasome subunit alpha type-3: protein MSSIGTGYDLSVTTFSPDGRVFQIEYAAKAVDNSGTVIGIKCRDGIVMGVEKLIASKMMLPGSNRRIHSVHRHSGMAVAGLAADGRQIVARAKSEATNYESVYGEPIPVKELADRVASYVHLCTLYWWLRPFGCGVILGGYDRDGPQLYMVEPSGVSYRYFGAAIGKGRQAAKTEIEKLKLSEMTCRQGVIEVAKIIYGVHDEAKDKDFELEMSWVCDESNRQHQKVPDELLQEAKAAAKAALEEMDAD from the exons ATGAGCAGCATAGGAACAGGGTATGATCTCTCAGTGACCACATTCTCTCCCGATGGCCGCGTCTTCCAGATCGAGTACGCCGCCAAAGCCGTCGACAACAGCgg GACTGTTATCGGCATCAAATGCAGAGACGGGATTGTAATG GGTGTGGAGAAGCTAATAGCGTCGAAGATGATGCTACCCGGGTCCAATAGAAGAATTCACTCTGTTCATCGCCACTCCGGCATG GCTGTGGCAGGATTAGCAGCAGATGGGAGACAAATTGTTGCTCGGGCCAAATCCGAAGCTACTAATTATGAAAG TGTGTATGGTGAACCAATTCCTGTCAAGGAACTTGCTGATCGTGTTGCTAGTTATGTGCATCTGTGTACACTTTATTGGTGGCTAAG ACCTTTTGGATGTGGAGTTATTCTTGGTGGCTATGACAGAGATGGACCACAACTGTACATGGTTGAGCCTTCTGGTGTTTCATAT AGGTACTTTGGTGCTGCAATTGGCAAGGGCAGGCAAGCGGCTAAAAC AGAGATCGAAAAGTTAAAGCTTTCAGAAATGACTTGTCGTCAAGGGGTTATCGAAGTAGCCAAAAT CATTTATGGAGTACATGATGAGGCAAAGGACAAGGACTTTGAATTGGAAATGAGCTGGGTCTGTGATGAGTCAAACCGTCAACATCAGAAG GTTCCAGATGAGCTTTTACAGGAAGCTAAGGCTGCAGCTAAAGCAGCACTGGAAGAAATGGATGCAGATTAG